From Glycine soja cultivar W05 chromosome 4, ASM419377v2, whole genome shotgun sequence, the proteins below share one genomic window:
- the LOC114410040 gene encoding auxin-induced protein 6B-like, which translates to MQEDKKMKVKKGFLAVQVGLEDDDEGVSSPQRFVIPISYLYHPLFKRLLDKAREVYGYHTDGPLKLPCSVDDFLHLRWRIQKESTPNQNHHNQSHHRLPHALHFHSC; encoded by the coding sequence ATGCAGGAGGACAAGAAGATGAAGGTGAAGAAAGGATTCCTCGCTGTTCAAGTGGGTTTAGAAGACGACGACGAAGGTGTCTCTTCCCCTCAAAGATTCGTGATTCCTATCTCATACCTTTATCaccctctcttcaagcgccttcTGGACAAGGCTCGTGAGGTTTACGGCTACCACACCGATGGCCCACTCAAGCTCCCGTGCTCCGTCGACGATTTCCTCCATCTCCGGTGGCGAATCCAGAAAGAGTCCACTCCTAACCAAAACCACCATAACCAGAGCCACCATCGCCTTCCACACGCTCTGCACTTCCACTCTTGTTAG